One window of the Misgurnus anguillicaudatus chromosome 8, ASM2758022v2, whole genome shotgun sequence genome contains the following:
- the eif2s2 gene encoding eukaryotic translation initiation factor 2 subunit 2, whose product MSGDEMIFDPNMTKKKKKKKKPFMVEEDGGEGEEGQQQPETKETEGDIGEEKEIEVDEEEGRKKEPSDDLDDLNFFNQKKKKKKSKKEKIFDAELEEGMKELKIETEPSETLEDDDLMLPAKKPKRKVKDFQEDIDSLNKEDGVEDDDNKNTDDITFSIQMGPAWAGSERDYTYDELLNRVFNIMREKNPDMIAGEKRKFVMKPPQVVRVGTKKTSFVNFTDICKLLHRQPKHLLAFLLAELGTCGSIDGNNQLVIKGRFQQKQIENVLRRYIKEYVTCHTCRSPDTILQKDTRLYFLQCETCHSRCSVASIKTGFQAVTGKRAQLRAKAN is encoded by the exons ATGTCAGGAGACGAG ATGATATTTGACCCAAATATGaccaagaagaagaagaaaaagaagaagccTTTCATGGTTGAAGAAGATGGTGGTGAAGGAGAAGAAGGACAGCAGCAGCCGGAGACGAAAGAGACGGAGGGCGATATAGGAGAAGAGAAAGAGATTGAAGTCGATGAAGAAGAGGGGAGGAAGAAAG AACCATCAGATGACCTGGATGACTTGAACTTCTTTAaccagaagaaaaagaaaaagaagtcCAAAAAAGAAAAGATCTTTGACGCTGAGCTTGAAGAAGGGATGAAG GAGCTGAAGATCGAAACCGAGCCATCAGAAACGCTAGAGGACGATGACTTGATGCTGCCGGCTAAGAAACCGAAAAGAAAAGTTAAAGATTTCCAAGAGGATATAGACAGTCTGAACAAAGAAGATG GTGTTGAAGATGAtgacaataaaaatacagatGACATCACATTCAGCATACAGATGGGCCCCGCGTGGGCAGGATCCGAAAGAGATTACACGTATGATGAG CTTCTAAACAGAGTCTTTAACATCATgcgggaaaaaaatccagacatGATCGCAGGAGAAAAGAGGAAGTTTGTGATGAAGCCTCCTCAGGTGGTCAGGGTCGGCACAAAAAAGACATCCTTTGTAAACTTCACAGACATCTGCAAGCT GTTGCATCGACAGCCAAAACATCTTTTGGCTTTTTTGCTGGCTGAGTTGGGTACATG cGGGTCCATAGATGGAAATAATCAGCTTGTCATCAAAGGCAGATTCCAGCAGAAACAGATAGAAAATGTCTTACGACGATATATTA agGAGTATGTGACATGCCACACGTGTCGGTCTCCTGACACGATCTTGCAGAAAGACACGCGTTTGTATTTCCTACAGTGCGAGACGTGTCATTCTCGCTGTTCGGTCGCCAGCATCAAGACTGGTTTCCAGGCCGTGACGGGCAAGAGAGCGCAGCTGCGTGCCAAAGCCAACTAA
- the asip1 gene encoding agouti signaling protein 1: protein MNPSLLLCCLVICLACCVNVHTHMVMENQHISSQTTISVYQTNQTDTPPVLIVGLSTPKKNKKSEKKPKKNKYSTRVKKPPPPANCVQLWESCKGPSAVCCDPCAFCYCRLFKTVCYCRMGYPKC, encoded by the exons ATGAATCCGTCGTTGTTGCTGTGCTGTTTGGTGATATGTTTAGCCTGCTGTGTAAACGTACATACACACATGGTTATGGAGAACCAACACATCTCCAGTCAAACAACCATCAGCGTATATCAAACAAACCAAACAGATACACCGCCTGTGCTTATTGTTG GGCTGTCAACACCTAAGAAGAATAAGAAATCAGAAAAGAAACCGAAAAAG AACAAATACAGCACCCGTGTAAAGAAACCCCCGCCGCCGGCGAACTGCGTCCAGCTGTGGGAAAGCTGCAAGGGTCCGAGCGCAGTCTGTTGCGATCCCTGCGCCTTCTGCTACTGCCGACTGTTTAAAACCGTCTGCTACTGCCGCATGGGTTACCCCAAATGCTGA